One part of the Pseudomonas leptonychotis genome encodes these proteins:
- a CDS encoding ABC transporter permease, whose amino-acid sequence MIFDFNVIWDSLPLYLGGVLVTLKILLISLAAGLALAIPLGLMRVSKSPLVNFPAWLYTYVIRGTPMLVQLFLIYYGLAQFEAVRDSVLWPYFSSATFCACLAFAINTSAYSAEILAGSLKATPHGEIEAAKAMGMSRSKLYRRILLPSALRRALPQYSNEVIMMLHTTSLASIVTLIDITGAARTVSSRYYLPFEAFITAGLFYLCLTFILVRLFKLAERRWLAYLAPRKA is encoded by the coding sequence ATGATTTTTGATTTCAACGTAATCTGGGACAGCCTGCCGCTTTACTTGGGCGGTGTACTGGTCACCCTGAAAATTCTGCTGATTTCCCTGGCCGCAGGTTTGGCGTTGGCCATTCCCCTGGGTTTGATGCGCGTTTCCAAATCGCCACTGGTTAACTTCCCAGCCTGGCTCTACACCTATGTGATTCGTGGCACCCCGATGTTGGTGCAGCTGTTTCTCATCTATTACGGCTTGGCCCAATTTGAGGCGGTGCGTGACAGCGTCCTCTGGCCGTATTTCTCCAGCGCCACCTTCTGTGCTTGCCTGGCGTTTGCCATTAACACCAGCGCCTACAGCGCCGAGATTCTTGCGGGTAGCCTTAAGGCTACACCGCACGGTGAAATCGAAGCGGCCAAGGCCATGGGTATGTCGCGCAGTAAGTTGTACCGGCGCATCCTGTTGCCATCGGCGTTGCGCCGAGCACTGCCGCAGTACAGCAATGAAGTGATCATGATGCTGCACACCACCTCGCTGGCGTCGATCGTCACCTTGATCGACATCACCGGCGCAGCGCGCACCGTCAGCTCGCGGTATTACCTGCCGTTCGAGGCCTTTATCACTGCGGGCCTGTTCTACCTGTGCCTGACTTTTATTCTCGTACGCTTGTTCAAGTTGGCTGAACGCCGCTGGCTGGCTTACTTAGCCCCGCGCAAGGCTTGA
- a CDS encoding ABC transporter permease, translating into MLNGYGSTILEGAWLTLILALTSMAVAVTLGLLGAAFRLSPIKWLALLGETYATVIRGIPDLVLILLIFYGGQDLVNRLAPMLGYDDYIDINPFVAGVFTMGFIFGAYLSETFRGAFMAIPKGQSEAGAAYGMSGMQVFFRILVPQMIRFAIPGFTNNWLVLTKATALISVVGLQDMMFKAKSAADATREPFTFYLAVAGLYLVLTSVSLLALRYLEKRYSVGIKAADL; encoded by the coding sequence ATGCTCAACGGCTACGGCTCGACCATTCTAGAGGGTGCCTGGCTCACCTTGATTCTGGCGCTAACATCGATGGCCGTGGCCGTCACGTTAGGCTTGTTGGGGGCCGCTTTTCGCCTGTCGCCGATCAAGTGGCTGGCGTTATTGGGTGAAACCTATGCAACGGTGATTCGCGGGATTCCCGACCTGGTACTGATTCTGCTGATCTTCTACGGCGGCCAGGATCTGGTTAATCGTCTGGCACCGATGCTCGGCTATGACGATTACATTGATATCAATCCTTTTGTTGCCGGCGTGTTCACCATGGGTTTTATCTTTGGTGCCTACCTGTCGGAGACCTTTCGTGGCGCCTTTATGGCCATCCCCAAAGGTCAGTCAGAAGCGGGTGCAGCCTACGGCATGAGTGGCATGCAAGTGTTCTTTCGCATCTTGGTGCCGCAGATGATTCGCTTCGCCATCCCAGGTTTTACCAATAACTGGCTGGTGTTGACCAAGGCCACGGCGCTGATTTCCGTGGTAGGGCTGCAAGACATGATGTTCAAAGCCAAGAGCGCGGCAGATGCTACCCGTGAGCCGTTTACCTTTTACTTGGCCGTAGCAGGGCTGTACTTGGTGCTGACCAGCGTTTCATTGCTGGCTTTGCGTTACCTGGAAAAACGTTACTCGGTCGGCATTAAAGCCGCTGATCTGTAA
- a CDS encoding ABC transporter substrate-binding protein produces the protein MKKIALLGALALSMLSPLAMAEEAKPLRIGIEAAYPPFAFKTPEGAISGFDYDIGVALCEEMKVECKWIEQEFDGLIPALKVRKFDAVLSSMSITEDRLKSVDFSKKYYHTPGKLAMKAGTVINDPLVDLKGKKVGVQRSSIYDRHASDEFEPAGAEIVRYSSQNEAFLDLASGRVDATLADVVNIDEGFLKTDAGKDFALVGPDFTQEKYYGHGAGIAVRKGDKELADKISNAIDAIRANGKYKELQDKYFDFNVYGD, from the coding sequence ATGAAGAAGATTGCACTTCTCGGCGCACTGGCGCTGTCCATGCTGTCACCGCTAGCCATGGCTGAAGAGGCTAAGCCTCTGCGTATCGGTATCGAGGCCGCTTACCCACCGTTCGCCTTTAAAACCCCTGAGGGTGCCATCAGCGGTTTCGACTACGACATCGGCGTTGCTCTGTGCGAAGAGATGAAGGTTGAGTGCAAGTGGATTGAGCAGGAATTCGACGGCCTGATTCCCGCGCTGAAAGTACGCAAATTTGACGCTGTACTGTCGTCGATGAGCATCACCGAAGACCGCTTGAAGTCGGTCGATTTCTCCAAGAAGTACTACCACACCCCCGGCAAACTGGCGATGAAGGCCGGCACTGTGATCAACGATCCGCTGGTCGACCTCAAGGGCAAGAAAGTCGGCGTGCAGCGCTCGTCGATCTACGACCGTCATGCCAGCGATGAGTTCGAGCCAGCCGGCGCTGAAATCGTGCGTTACAGCTCGCAGAACGAAGCTTTCCTCGATCTGGCTTCCGGCCGTGTAGACGCGACCCTGGCCGACGTGGTCAATATCGACGAAGGTTTCCTCAAAACGGACGCCGGCAAAGATTTCGCCTTGGTCGGCCCGGACTTCACCCAAGAGAAGTACTACGGCCATGGCGCCGGTATCGCCGTGCGCAAGGGTGACAAGGAATTGGCTGACAAGATCAGCAACGCCATTGATGCCATTCGCGCCAACGGCAAGTACAAGGAACTGCAAGACAAGTACTTCGACTTCAACGTCTACGGCGACTGA